The window TGTAACGTTTTCATTTGTAATTTTAATATTTACGTATGGCAAAATAATTTCCTCTTTTCATTATTATTTGATTAGGGAGTTTTCAGTTTTTCGATCAAATCGAATACCACCTATAAGAAACAATGCACCAATTATTACCGTGCTAGCTGCTCCAATCAATGCAGCGTTATAACTTTGAGTGACTGACGTTACTATGCCAGCAATTGTTGGCCCTAGCATTTGGCCAGTCGCATATATAGCTGTAAGATAACCAATTACTTTACTGCTATTTGTTGGACTCATTTGACGGGCCAACGTTGTAGCAAGTGTAGTAATTCCCATAAATGTCGCACCAAATAAGAATGCACTTAAAAATAGACTAGTTTGAGAGGTCCAAATTACAGGAAGGGCAATGCCAATAGCTTGAAGAGCCATTGAAAAGACTAAAGTTTTTACATAACCCATTCTTTTAGCGAGTGTTGACCACATAATACAGGATGGAATTGCACCTAATCCAACAACAATCCACACTATAGATGAATCGAATCTAAAGTCCGTTGTGTTTTCTGCAATCGACACGATAAATGTACCTGTTACAATATAGCCTAAACCTTCCAGTCCATAGGCAATCATTAACCACGTAAGCCATTTAAAGGGGGGGACCTGTATTTCATCTACTTGCTCTTGCGTTTTTATAGATGTGCTTGTCGTATCTTGGAGCCACAACCAAACAAAGAAAGTAAGTATGATACTAACGATGGCTAGTCCTACCCAAACACCTTCCCATCCAAATAAACTGTTTAATCTCGGTATAAAGAGGGTTGAAAAAAAGATACCAACCCCCACTCCTGAATAAAAATAGCCTATCCAGTTTGTTTTACCAGCAGTAGATAGTTTATCTAAAACAATACTGGAAGATAAAACAAAAATGAATGCACTGACTACGCCTGATATGAAACGAAGTACAAGCATGAGAAGGTAAGTGTGTGTAAGGCCCATACTTAACGTAGTCAAAATACTGATGATGAGACTAACTCTGAGATAATTCGTTTTATGCTTATTCAGTGAGAAAACTCCTGCAATTACAGCTCCAGCCAAATACCCGGCATAATTACTTGAAGCAAGGTATCCTGCTAATGTGTCGGTAAATGAGAGGTCATTTTGCATTAGCGGTAGAATAGGTGTATAAGCAAATCTGCCAATCCCCATCGCAATCATTAGTGAAAAGATTCCACCAATCAAAAATAATATAGGATGTTTACTCAATATTTCCCCCCCAATCCAGCTAATTTCCACTTCTATTATTATCTTAGCTGAAATTTGGTATATGGTATAATACATAAAATAGATGTTAACCTATCAATTTTTCAGATAGCAAAGGGTGATGAATATGGATATCCATTCGTTAAGATTTTTTCAAGCTGTTGCAGGGTTAGGGAGTATTTCAAAGGCAGCGAAAGAACTAAATTACGCACAATCCAACCTTACTTCAAAAATACAGCAACTAGAATCAAGTCTTCAGACAACCTTATTCTATCGACATAATAAAGGTGTTACGCTCACAGATAAAGGAAAAATATTGCTAACTTATACAGAGGAAATATTGCTAACTTATACAGAGGAAATATTTCAACTTCTAGAAGAGGTAAGAGAAGTACTAAATGACGATCAAACACCAAAAGGTCCATTAGTAATAGGCTCAATGGAAACAACGGCTGCAGTTCGATTGCCAGCACTACTAGCAAAGTTTCATCGGCAATATCCTGCTGTGGATCTTACATTAAAAACAGGTCCAACTGAACAAAATCTTCAAGGAGTTTTACAGTATGAATTAGATGGAGCCTTTGTCGCTGATCCTATCGAACATCCTGACCTTACTTACAAAACTTTAATTGAAGAAGAGTTGGTGCTTGTGACGGATACGCTACATCATCCTCTAACTTCCTTAAATGAAATACAAAATCGAACAATATTAGTTTTCCGTAGTGGCTGTTCCTATCGGGCAAGATTTGAAGAATGGTTACATAATGAAGGGATAATGCCAGAAAAAATAATGGAGTTTGGAACACTTGATGGAATTATTGGCTGTGTATCAGCCGGATTAGGTATAAGTTTACTACCACGTAGTGTAGTAACAAAATATGTAGAAGAAGGACTTCTGATTGAACACCTAATTCCGGAGAAATTTGGAAAGGTAAAAACGATTTTTGTTTACAGAAAAGACAAGTATATGTCTGCCTCTCTCAATAAATTTACTGAAATGATAAGCTGTGAATAAAAAAAACTGGCTATAATAAATTTATTTAATAAGACTGAGGAAAAGAGCTACGGTGGGATGTTAGCCAATAAGGTAGAGGCTAATTGATATAATTTAAAGGCACATTTCTTTAAAAGAAAATGTGCCTGGATATTGGATGTTTTGTACTTCAATTGACGAAGTGGGTTAGTCAATAACCACTTAAGTAGTGGCAGCTATTTAAAGTGATCTATATTAAACACGTGATTAGGTCACCACTATTGATTGGTTGCGGCATTAAGAAATCCAAAAAGGCCCTAACCGTATCTCTGACATAGTAAGGGGATTAATTGTCCATTTGAAGAGAATACTTTATTAGAAAATGCCCTCTTTTTTTGCTAAATGTTAATGATTTTTCACTGTTGTTGATTCTGTCCTTGCATCCCAGTTCCGATTCCCAGCATGTTAGAGGCAAGTGGCATCATATTTTTGGATTTTCCGCCATTTCCACTTAACATTTGATAAGCAGCAATACCTACTCCAACTGAAGCGAAAATGGGTAAAATTTTATTCATAGATATCTTCATCAACTTCACCTTCTTTTTAAGAAAATTTGTACAGTGCCTTACTATTTTGGCTGAAAATCAATAAAAAATTCAGGTACTTGTTACCAAAATAATTAAGTTGTGAAAATAAATATGTACCAGGAATGGAGGTTCATTTGTGAATATTTTAGTTTTAGGAGGAACTGGAAGAGTGGGCACTCAAATCGTCATGTATGCTCTTGATGACAGTCATCATGTCACTGTTTTAGTTCGAACTCCAGAAAAGGTTCAATTAAAGAACGAAAATTTAACGATTATTCAAGGAGATGTTCTAATTAAAGAGGATATCGTTCGTGCAATGTATGGAATGGATGTCGTGATTAGTGCCCTCAATACAGATGGGGCAACCACAATGTCAGAAAGTATGCCGTTGATTATCGATGCAATGAAAAATGAAGGGATAAACCGAATAATCACTATAGGAACTGCTGGGATTTTGCAAAGTAGAGTGACGCCTGATTTATTACGCTATCAGTCAAGTGAATCAAAGCGTAAGTCAGTCCGTGCAGCCGAAGAACATCATAAAGCCTACGATATACTAAAACAATCAAATCTCGAATGGACGATTGTCTGTCCTACCTATCTGCCGGATGGGGAAAGGTTCGGTACCTATCGAACGGAGAGTAATTTTTTGCCGGAGGGCGGCAGTAAGATTTCAGTGCCAGATACAGCTGAATTTGCATTAAGCCAAATAAATAGTAGTGAATATTTAAACAGACGTGTAGGAATTGCATATTAAAAATTCCTTAGACCAAACTGGTTAGGTAAATAAAAATGGTCTTAGTGTTAGTTGAAATTATATTGAAAACAGACAGGAGGTAGAAAAGATGATCAAAGGTTTCGGAGGCGTATTTTGGAGAACTAAGAATATCGAAGTTGTGAAAAAATGGTACAGTGATGTATTGAAGATGGAAATAGAAAATTGGAATGGAACTGTGATAAAGCCTCAAACAGGAAATGAAACAATTTTTTCTTTCTTTACCGAGGATGACAGTTATTTTCCAACAGAACAACAAGTGATGTTAAATTTCCAAGTAGATAATCTAAACGAGATGATGGAGCATCTTGAACAGATTGGTGTGCCACTAGTAAAGGAAAAAGAGATGAGTGAATATGGAAAGTTCATTTGGATTGAAGATCCAGAAGGTCGACTTGTTGAGCTTTGGGAGAAATAGCGAGCTGTCATTCAATTGCTACTTGAGCTGAAAGTTCTGCTTGTGAGTAGAGCATTATTGAATTTAAGGTTTACATAAACAAAGAGCTTAATTCCGGAGGGGAGTTGAGCTCTTTGTTTATGTGGAGTTATTGTGTAAATTAGGTAACATAATACTTTCGTGTTTTAGAAAAAAAAAATTTAAAAAACTCGCCATCAATTGAACGAGTTTTAAGACAAGGCAAATTAGGATTTTAGTATAATGTAGGAATAGGTGGGCAGGCAACAGCTTCTATAAATCTGGGATCAATCCCATAGAATTGCCAGAAGGCACCATTCCATCGATAGCCGGATACTTCACCATATTCTACACGTGTGGGGTAAAACCAGAATTGGTCTCCATTTATAAGCCATACATAAGTGTTTTGATATACACAGTCAATGATATAAGATACGGAAGGCTTTGGTGGTACATAAGGTGGTGGAGGGAATTGAGGAGCCATTGTTCCCTCAGGTTGGAAAAATCCCATATATCTACACTCCTTAATAGAATATTTCTAAACATAATATGTTGAAATGGTCTAAAAGGATATTGTAGAGTTTTTGTGTTAACTTAATTTAAAATTAGGTTGACGTATTTAACAGTTTTAAATATACTATTCCTAATATTGGATTTTGGAGGTATATCATGACTACTACTATCGCAAAAACAACAAATCATTCACGCACTTTACAAATGGTGCAAATAGCAATGTTTTCCGTATTGATGATGATCGGTGCCAACATTTCTTCATTCCTCATTATCGGTGGGGTACCAATCACACTTCAGACTTTCTTTGCCGTTCTAGCTGGACTTTTATTAGGTAGTCGTAATGGAGCAATTGCTATGCTGTTTTATGCTTTTGTCGGACTAGCAGGTTTACCGGTTTTTGCTAGATTTTCAGGTGGTATCGATTCGCTCATTACACCGACTTTTGGTTTTATAGTTTCATATATTCTCGTAGCCTACGTTGTGGGTGAAATCATTCGGAAATTTCCAACGACAAAAGGTTTTGTAACAGCTGCATTGGTCGGAACTGCTATTAACTATTTAATCGGTACGAATTGGATGTACGCAGCATATAAGTTCTGGTTTGATGCACCACCAGGCTTTACATATCAAATGGCTTGGACATGGATGGTTGTGCCTTTACCAAAAGATATCATTCTAGCTGTTTTTGCA is drawn from Lysinibacillus sp. SGAir0095 and contains these coding sequences:
- a CDS encoding LysR family transcriptional regulator, which encodes MDIHSLRFFQAVAGLGSISKAAKELNYAQSNLTSKIQQLESSLQTTLFYRHNKGVTLTDKGKILLTYTEEILLTYTEEIFQLLEEVREVLNDDQTPKGPLVIGSMETTAAVRLPALLAKFHRQYPAVDLTLKTGPTEQNLQGVLQYELDGAFVADPIEHPDLTYKTLIEEELVLVTDTLHHPLTSLNEIQNRTILVFRSGCSYRARFEEWLHNEGIMPEKIMEFGTLDGIIGCVSAGLGISLLPRSVVTKYVEEGLLIEHLIPEKFGKVKTIFVYRKDKYMSASLNKFTEMISCE
- a CDS encoding NAD(P)-dependent oxidoreductase, producing the protein MNILVLGGTGRVGTQIVMYALDDSHHVTVLVRTPEKVQLKNENLTIIQGDVLIKEDIVRAMYGMDVVISALNTDGATTMSESMPLIIDAMKNEGINRIITIGTAGILQSRVTPDLLRYQSSESKRKSVRAAEEHHKAYDILKQSNLEWTIVCPTYLPDGERFGTYRTESNFLPEGGSKISVPDTAEFALSQINSSEYLNRRVGIAY
- a CDS encoding biotin transporter BioY; protein product: MTTTIAKTTNHSRTLQMVQIAMFSVLMMIGANISSFLIIGGVPITLQTFFAVLAGLLLGSRNGAIAMLFYAFVGLAGLPVFARFSGGIDSLITPTFGFIVSYILVAYVVGEIIRKFPTTKGFVTAALVGTAINYLIGTNWMYAAYKFWFDAPPGFTYQMAWTWMVVPLPKDIILAVFAGIFGYRLKPIVQKIKK
- a CDS encoding YbfB/YjiJ family MFS transporter; this encodes MSKHPILFLIGGIFSLMIAMGIGRFAYTPILPLMQNDLSFTDTLAGYLASSNYAGYLAGAVIAGVFSLNKHKTNYLRVSLIISILTTLSMGLTHTYLLMLVLRFISGVVSAFIFVLSSSIVLDKLSTAGKTNWIGYFYSGVGVGIFFSTLFIPRLNSLFGWEGVWVGLAIVSIILTFFVWLWLQDTTSTSIKTQEQVDEIQVPPFKWLTWLMIAYGLEGLGYIVTGTFIVSIAENTTDFRFDSSIVWIVVGLGAIPSCIMWSTLAKRMGYVKTLVFSMALQAIGIALPVIWTSQTSLFLSAFLFGATFMGITTLATTLARQMSPTNSSKVIGYLTAIYATGQMLGPTIAGIVTSVTQSYNAALIGAASTVIIGALFLIGGIRFDRKTENSLIK
- a CDS encoding VOC family protein produces the protein MIKGFGGVFWRTKNIEVVKKWYSDVLKMEIENWNGTVIKPQTGNETIFSFFTEDDSYFPTEQQVMLNFQVDNLNEMMEHLEQIGVPLVKEKEMSEYGKFIWIEDPEGRLVELWEK
- a CDS encoding transporter, translating into MGFFQPEGTMAPQFPPPPYVPPKPSVSYIIDCVYQNTYVWLINGDQFWFYPTRVEYGEVSGYRWNGAFWQFYGIDPRFIEAVACPPIPTLY